From Xenopus tropicalis strain Nigerian chromosome 3, UCB_Xtro_10.0, whole genome shotgun sequence, the proteins below share one genomic window:
- the mansc1 gene encoding MANSC domain-containing protein 1 isoform X1, with product MDPSLALFPYIVLLTVPFLTPCGAQRCLSRPIPDMTIAISGEVLQNVRGTDPLYAANAEECAASCCAEHQIAGHQDCNLYIFDSRKINKHLNCYLFHCPTPESCPLKRSKGVTSFRILPENEDSDTDIDEPAVGVLVSGNQSKEKQSAGKESGPPLQGDKSQILDSKEHSQSPATEKSAPSAHLQGDTMDREDHKEHPKSSEAKQPGSDVQAQGDTSHTSDLTEDSQSSEAKDPKEQSQGDTSHTSDLTEDSQSSEAKDPKEQSQGDTSHTSDPTEDSQSSEAKDPKEQSQGDTSHRSDPTEDSQSSEAKDPKEQARGDTRNRSDPKEDSQSSEAKDPKEQSQGDTSHKSDLKEDSQSSEAKDPKEQSQGDTSHKSDLKEDSQSSEAKDPKEQSRGDTSHKSDPKEDSQSSEAKDPKEQSRGDTSYRSDPKEDSESSEAKDPKEQSWGDTSHTSDPKEDSESSEAKDPKEQSRGDTSHTSDPKKDSQNSEAKNPKEQSQGDTSHKSDLKEDSQSSENMESGSSVKSHSDKKQVADLTEESQSTESKESDIKSQGDTKRISDPTEEISEANNTGHDVQLESKRIHPPNSEEPTAKSDNEPHHKSPLDMESESESNESDLKVLSKGSAMKTQENVQSHITSQMIDLAKDIEKQLELMESKQDPSSLSSPHHNASGSAHNVPPAEKDEESSHSGNDRSKVMVPNHTKLHEEPPTSAPSNPTFSTSDSRHLVISKANTLAPQGDSHKKESAIGKDIENAISSSKDGSRLSKERTTTKALKTPYLTSSTKIPDATFMHKSRTSVLATHTKATTLSPEPGVHTSKTLMEDDPVLTQHDAQSDRASKSDIDNFFLEERNGLVAALVFGVVFLLVVIGLVGRKVSEVRRRYQYNKLDYLINGMYVDT from the exons TGCCTATCCAGGCCGATACCGGACATGACAATAGCCATCAGCGGGGAAGTGTTACAGAATGTACGTGGCACTGATCCGCTCTATGCTGCCAACGCTGAGGAATGCGCAGCTTCATGTTGTGCAGAACACCAGATTGCAG GTCACCAGGATTGCAACCTCTATATTTTTGACAGCCGTAAGATCAATAAACATCTAAACTGTTACTTATTTCACTGCCCAACACCGGAATCCTGTCCCTTAAAACGGTCGAAGGGAGTCACCAGCTTCCGGATATTGCCAG AAAATGAAGACTCTGATACTGACATTGATGAACCAGCGGTCGGGGTGCTGGTATCCGGTAatcaaagcaaagaaaaacagtCTGCAGGCAAGGAATCTGGGCCCCCCCTACAAGGTGATAAAAGCCAGATATTAGACTCCAAGGAACATTCTCAGAGCCCTGCAACTGAAAAATCTGCCCCCAGCGCTCACTTACAAGGTGATACAATGGATAGAGAAGACCACAAAGAGCACCCTAAAAGCTCAGAAGCCAAGCAGCCTGGCTCTGATGTACAGGCACAAGGTGATACAAGCCATACATCAGACCTTACAGAGGACTCCCAAAGCTCTGAAGCCAAGGACCCTAAAGAACAGTCACAGGGTGATACAAGCCATACATCAGACCTTACAGAGGACTCCCAAAGCTCTGAAGCCAAGGACCCTAAAGAACAGTCACAGGGTGATACAAGCCATACATCAGACCCTACAGAGGACTCCCAAAGCTCTGAAGCCAAGGACCCTAAAGAACAGTCACAGGGTGATACAAGCCATAGATCAGACCCTACAGAGGACTCTCAAAGCTCTGAAGCCAAGGACCCTAAAGAACAGGCACGGGGTGATACAAGAAATAGATCAGACCCTAAAGAGGACTCTCAAAGCTCTGAAGCCAAGGACCCTAAAGAACAATCACAGGGGGATACAAGCCATAAATCAGACCTTAAAGAGGACTCTCAAAGCTCTGAAGCCAAGGACCCTAAAGAACAATCACAGGGGGATACAAGCCATAAATCAGACCTTAAAGAGGACTCTCAAAGCTCTGAAGCCAAGGACCCTAAAGAACAGTCACGGGGTGATACAAGCCATAAATCAGACCCTAAAGAGGACTCTCAAAGCTCTGAAGCCAAGGACCCTAAAGAACAGTCACGGGGTGATACAAGCTATAGATCAGACCCTAAAGAGGACTCTGAAAGCTCTGAAGCCAAGGACCCTAAAGAACAGTCATGGGGTGATACAAGCCATACATCAGACCCTAAAGAGGACTCTGAAAGCTCTGAAGCCAAGGACCCTAAAGAACAGTCACGGGGTGATACAAGCCATACATCAGACCCTAAAAAGGACTCTCAAAACTCTGAAGCCAAGAACCCTAAAGAACAATCACAGGGTGATACAAGCCATAAATCAGACCTTAAAGAGGACTCCCAAAGCTCTGAAAACATGGAGTCTGGCTCTAGTGTAAAGTCACATAGTGATAAAAAGCAGGTAGCAGACCTTACAGAGGAATCTCAGAGTACTGAATCAAAGGAGTCTGACATAAAGTCGCAGGGTGATACAAAGCGGATATCGGACCCTACAGAGGAAATCTCTGAAGCCAACAATACTGGTCATGATGTTCAGTTAGAAAGTAAAAGAATCCATCCACCCAACTCAGAAGAGCCTACTGCAAAATCAGACAATGAACCGCATCATAAAAGCCCTTTAGACATGGAATCTGAATCAGAAAGCAATGAGTCTGACTTAAAAGTCCTCTCCAAAGGCTCAGCCATGAAAACCCAGGAGAATGTTCAGAGCCACATCACTTCCCAGATGATTGATTTGGCTAAGGATATTGAAAAGCAACTGGAGTTGATGGAGTCAAAACAAGACCCTTCCAGTCTCTCCTCTCCCCACCATAATGCTTCAGGCAGTGCTCATAATGTTCCTCCTGCTGAGAAGGATGAAGAGTCCAGTCATTCAGGCAATGATCGTTCAAAAGTCATGGTTCCTAATCACACCAAGCTCCATGAGGAACCTCCCACCTCAGCTCCTTCTAATCCCACATTTAGCACTTCAGACTCCCGCCATCTTGTCATCTCCAAGGCCAATACTCTAGCACCTCAAGGAGATTCCCATAAAAAGGAATCTGCTATTGGTAAGGACATTGAAAATGCTATAAGTTCTTCTAAGGATGGTTCTCGTCTATCAAAGGAACGTACAACCACAAAAGCCCTCAAAACTCCATACCTTACTAGTAGCACAAAGATTCCAGATGCTACATTTATGCACAAGTCCAGAACCTCTGTACTGGCCACACACACAAAGGCCACTACCCTATCTCCTGAACCTGGAGTTCACACCAGTAAAACCCTTATGGAAGATGACCCTGTTCTCACCCAGCACGATGCCCAGAGTGACAGAGCCAGTAAGTCGGATATTGACAACTTCTTCCTAGAGGAACGAAATGGCTTGGTGGCAGCGCTGGTCTTTGGAGTGGTATTTCTACTGGTGGTGATAGGCCTTGTAGGCCGCAAGGTTTCCGAAGTTCGACGCCGGTACCAGTACAACAAGCTAGACTATCTCATCAATGGCATGTATGTGGATACGTGA
- the mansc1 gene encoding MANSC domain-containing protein 1 isoform X2 encodes MDPSLALFPYIVLLTVPFLTPCGAQRCLSRPIPDMTIAISGEVLQNVRGTDPLYAANAEECAASCCAEHQIAGHQDCNLYIFDSRKINKHLNCYLFHCPTPESCPLKRSKGVTSFRILPENEDSDTDIDEPAVGVLVSGNQSKEKQSAGKESGPPLQGDKSQILDSKEHSQSPATEKSAPSAHLQGDTMDREDHKEHPKSSEAKQPGSDVQAQGDTSHTSDLTEDSQSSEAKDPKEQSQGDTSHTSDPTEDSQSSEAKDPKEQSQGDTSHRSDPTEDSQSSEAKDPKEQARGDTRNRSDPKEDSQSSEAKDPKEQSQGDTSHKSDLKEDSQSSEAKDPKEQSQGDTSHKSDLKEDSQSSEAKDPKEQSRGDTSHKSDPKEDSQSSEAKDPKEQSRGDTSYRSDPKEDSESSEAKDPKEQSWGDTSHTSDPKEDSESSEAKDPKEQSRGDTSHTSDPKKDSQNSEAKNPKEQSQGDTSHKSDLKEDSQSSENMESGSSVKSHSDKKQVADLTEESQSTESKESDIKSQGDTKRISDPTEEISEANNTGHDVQLESKRIHPPNSEEPTAKSDNEPHHKSPLDMESESESNESDLKVLSKGSAMKTQENVQSHITSQMIDLAKDIEKQLELMESKQDPSSLSSPHHNASGSAHNVPPAEKDEESSHSGNDRSKVMVPNHTKLHEEPPTSAPSNPTFSTSDSRHLVISKANTLAPQGDSHKKESAIGKDIENAISSSKDGSRLSKERTTTKALKTPYLTSSTKIPDATFMHKSRTSVLATHTKATTLSPEPGVHTSKTLMEDDPVLTQHDAQSDRASKSDIDNFFLEERNGLVAALVFGVVFLLVVIGLVGRKVSEVRRRYQYNKLDYLINGMYVDT; translated from the exons TGCCTATCCAGGCCGATACCGGACATGACAATAGCCATCAGCGGGGAAGTGTTACAGAATGTACGTGGCACTGATCCGCTCTATGCTGCCAACGCTGAGGAATGCGCAGCTTCATGTTGTGCAGAACACCAGATTGCAG GTCACCAGGATTGCAACCTCTATATTTTTGACAGCCGTAAGATCAATAAACATCTAAACTGTTACTTATTTCACTGCCCAACACCGGAATCCTGTCCCTTAAAACGGTCGAAGGGAGTCACCAGCTTCCGGATATTGCCAG AAAATGAAGACTCTGATACTGACATTGATGAACCAGCGGTCGGGGTGCTGGTATCCGGTAatcaaagcaaagaaaaacagtCTGCAGGCAAGGAATCTGGGCCCCCCCTACAAGGTGATAAAAGCCAGATATTAGACTCCAAGGAACATTCTCAGAGCCCTGCAACTGAAAAATCTGCCCCCAGCGCTCACTTACAAGGTGATACAATGGATAGAGAAGACCACAAAGAGCACCCTAAAAGCTCAGAAGCCAAGCAGCCTGGCTCTGATGTACAGGCACAAG GTGATACAAGCCATACATCAGACCTTACAGAGGACTCCCAAAGCTCTGAAGCCAAGGACCCTAAAGAACAGTCACAGGGTGATACAAGCCATACATCAGACCCTACAGAGGACTCCCAAAGCTCTGAAGCCAAGGACCCTAAAGAACAGTCACAGGGTGATACAAGCCATAGATCAGACCCTACAGAGGACTCTCAAAGCTCTGAAGCCAAGGACCCTAAAGAACAGGCACGGGGTGATACAAGAAATAGATCAGACCCTAAAGAGGACTCTCAAAGCTCTGAAGCCAAGGACCCTAAAGAACAATCACAGGGGGATACAAGCCATAAATCAGACCTTAAAGAGGACTCTCAAAGCTCTGAAGCCAAGGACCCTAAAGAACAATCACAGGGGGATACAAGCCATAAATCAGACCTTAAAGAGGACTCTCAAAGCTCTGAAGCCAAGGACCCTAAAGAACAGTCACGGGGTGATACAAGCCATAAATCAGACCCTAAAGAGGACTCTCAAAGCTCTGAAGCCAAGGACCCTAAAGAACAGTCACGGGGTGATACAAGCTATAGATCAGACCCTAAAGAGGACTCTGAAAGCTCTGAAGCCAAGGACCCTAAAGAACAGTCATGGGGTGATACAAGCCATACATCAGACCCTAAAGAGGACTCTGAAAGCTCTGAAGCCAAGGACCCTAAAGAACAGTCACGGGGTGATACAAGCCATACATCAGACCCTAAAAAGGACTCTCAAAACTCTGAAGCCAAGAACCCTAAAGAACAATCACAGGGTGATACAAGCCATAAATCAGACCTTAAAGAGGACTCCCAAAGCTCTGAAAACATGGAGTCTGGCTCTAGTGTAAAGTCACATAGTGATAAAAAGCAGGTAGCAGACCTTACAGAGGAATCTCAGAGTACTGAATCAAAGGAGTCTGACATAAAGTCGCAGGGTGATACAAAGCGGATATCGGACCCTACAGAGGAAATCTCTGAAGCCAACAATACTGGTCATGATGTTCAGTTAGAAAGTAAAAGAATCCATCCACCCAACTCAGAAGAGCCTACTGCAAAATCAGACAATGAACCGCATCATAAAAGCCCTTTAGACATGGAATCTGAATCAGAAAGCAATGAGTCTGACTTAAAAGTCCTCTCCAAAGGCTCAGCCATGAAAACCCAGGAGAATGTTCAGAGCCACATCACTTCCCAGATGATTGATTTGGCTAAGGATATTGAAAAGCAACTGGAGTTGATGGAGTCAAAACAAGACCCTTCCAGTCTCTCCTCTCCCCACCATAATGCTTCAGGCAGTGCTCATAATGTTCCTCCTGCTGAGAAGGATGAAGAGTCCAGTCATTCAGGCAATGATCGTTCAAAAGTCATGGTTCCTAATCACACCAAGCTCCATGAGGAACCTCCCACCTCAGCTCCTTCTAATCCCACATTTAGCACTTCAGACTCCCGCCATCTTGTCATCTCCAAGGCCAATACTCTAGCACCTCAAGGAGATTCCCATAAAAAGGAATCTGCTATTGGTAAGGACATTGAAAATGCTATAAGTTCTTCTAAGGATGGTTCTCGTCTATCAAAGGAACGTACAACCACAAAAGCCCTCAAAACTCCATACCTTACTAGTAGCACAAAGATTCCAGATGCTACATTTATGCACAAGTCCAGAACCTCTGTACTGGCCACACACACAAAGGCCACTACCCTATCTCCTGAACCTGGAGTTCACACCAGTAAAACCCTTATGGAAGATGACCCTGTTCTCACCCAGCACGATGCCCAGAGTGACAGAGCCAGTAAGTCGGATATTGACAACTTCTTCCTAGAGGAACGAAATGGCTTGGTGGCAGCGCTGGTCTTTGGAGTGGTATTTCTACTGGTGGTGATAGGCCTTGTAGGCCGCAAGGTTTCCGAAGTTCGACGCCGGTACCAGTACAACAAGCTAGACTATCTCATCAATGGCATGTATGTGGATACGTGA